The DNA sequence TTCCCGCCGTTCAAGTTCTTCGATGCGCTTCTTCAGGCGGGCGATTTCCGCTTTGAGGGCTTTGTTCTCGGCGATCAACTGGTCGATCTGCTCGGACTGACGACGGATGATCTCGAAGAGATCCTTCTCAGTCGCCCCAGTGCTCATGTACAGCATGGTAACGGCAGGCGTGCCCGGCCGGAAGCCGCGTACCCGGGCGACCGCTAATCACAGACGGATTGAGGACGGGTAGATCGATCGGTTGGTCATTGACCTCCCACCATCGTTCAAGGGCCTGCATCTGCCAGTAGGACGTGAGTCCTGGTTCCTCCTCGTCGTCTATGGCCGGGAGTTGATCCAGTTCCCACGCCAGCATGTACACCTGCCACTCGCGCTGCACGAAGAAGGGAGGCAGGTTCTCCAGGGCGGCCAGTCGCGTGAGGGCGTCCTGCGCCTCCTGACGGTCAGCGTCGGCTGTCAGACAAACGAGATCGGACATCGGCACCAGCGCCGCGTCGGACGCCGTGAGCAGTCGCGCCTCCGCGAGGTCTCTCACGTCCGCCACCGATAGAAACATGGTGGGCCAGCCGGCCAGCACGGCCGACCAGCTCAGCGATAAGAAGGCGTCATTCACGGCGTCACCATAGCGGTCCGACGGTTGTGAGGATCAGCAGCACATCGAACGCGCCTCGAGAGGGTTGATGTCCTGCCCGACGGGGCATCAACGGCGTTGGCTCAGGTAAGCCTGAAGCGTCACGCCACGCCCCCACAGGCGTTGTGGCGCATGATGGCCATGACTCCCATCAAAGGTCCCCCTGGAGGCTTCATGCGTAGACCACGGCCGTTCACGCTTACCCGACCCGCCCTGCTGACCTGCGCCCTGATCGGCGTGACCCTGAGCCCGTCCGGGCAGGCTGGCAGTGCAGGCGGCCCACCGTCCCCGCTGCGGCCACTCCTGGGGGACTGGCGGGGCACGCTGGAATACCAAGACTATGGTGCAGACCGCCGCGTGCGCGTGCCGGTGCAACTACGGGTGACCGGGGAGAACAACGCGACCCGCTGGCTGTTCCGGTACGACGACTTCGGTCTGACGGTCAGCAGTGACGAGCGTCACACCTGGCAGGACGGCACGTACCGGGTCGTGACGGCCGGGCAGGCAGGAGCGCAGGTGTACCGCGGAAACCTGAACACCCTGCTGACGGACGGAGTGGCAGTCCTGCTCGGCACGCAGCAGGAGAACGGGCGACCGGTGCAGGTGCGCCGGACGCTGAAGCTCACGGACCTGACGTTCGAGACCCTGACGGAAACCAGGGAGGCGGGGCAGCCGTTCCGTTTCCGGAACCGCAGTACCTACACCCGCTTCTGAAGTGGGAAGCTTGGCAACCCGGAGAATCTCACCACTGAATCGCGCCTGGCGGGGGCGGCCACCTCGAAGGCTCGGGCGGTTGCTGATATGCGATCCGTGGCGGCGTATGCGAGTGCCATGCGCGCTCAGGGTCTCAGTCTGCGCGCGGTCGCGGCACAGTTGGACGTGCATGGCTTCCGGACCCGACGGGGTGGACCCTGGAGTGCCGTGCAGGTCAAACGCGTCCTGGACAGGAGAAAACAGGACGCCGCCGAACCGGCCGCATAGGGTTGACCTGCCCTGCATACCGCTCTATAGTGAAGAAATCAAGGCGACCTTTGGGTCGCCTTCTTCGTTCTCCGGCTTCAGCGGTACACGCTGCGGATGTCGGCGGCGTCCTCATTGAAGGGCGGTGGCGTCTGGTCGCCCCGACCAGGACTGCCAGTGACCCTGACCGTGAGGTGTGCCGGAGCCTGCTCCTGTAGTTGGAGGGCCTCGGTCATCCTGGGAAGCTGAAGCAGGCGCAGGGCTCCGGGCGCCGCGAAGAGTTGAAGGGTGGCGGCCCTGCTCTGTGGCCCCGCCGTGTTCCGGGAGGCACCCAGCGTGCGGGCACTTGGGGCGTCCCCGACATCCAGGGTGTGCAGGCGGGGATG is a window from the Deinococcus seoulensis genome containing:
- a CDS encoding recombinase family protein encodes the protein MRAQGLSLRAVAAQLDVHGFRTRRGGPWSAVQVKRVLDRRKQDAAEPAA